Proteins from a genomic interval of Nitrosomonas sp.:
- the flgL gene encoding flagellar hook-associated protein FlgL — protein MRVSTNTLFDQGTKSMLQQQNSLFKLQQQISTGKRIVTPSDDPIGAARAHELTQAASLNTQYAENRQRAGDSLKLVESTLGGVTNLIQNVQSLAVAAGNPVLSDSDRSNMATELRGRFEELLGLANATDDEGNYLFSGFQGKTQPFVQVAGGVEYKGDQGQRLAQVSASRQLPVSETGLAIFEQIRNGNGTFVTAAKDSNTGSGVINAGSVSDAASLTGNNYEISFKVNAGVTTFDVTNVTTGAVLSSSNPYSSGEAISFEGLQFAIKGAPADGDTFTVHPSRHESLFVTINNFITALETPATGSTGNAKLTNSMNTALQNLDHALTNVLGTRAAAGARLQEIDSLQQAGEDTAVQYQQSLSRLQDLDFAQAISDLTRQQALLEAAQQSFIRISGLSLFNKI, from the coding sequence ATGCGCGTCAGCACCAATACCTTGTTTGATCAAGGCACAAAATCCATGCTGCAGCAACAGAATTCATTATTCAAACTGCAACAGCAAATTTCAACCGGCAAACGCATTGTGACACCGTCCGATGATCCGATTGGCGCAGCGCGTGCGCATGAATTAACCCAGGCGGCCTCATTGAATACCCAGTACGCGGAGAATCGCCAGCGGGCAGGAGACAGCCTTAAACTGGTTGAGAGCACGCTGGGCGGTGTTACCAACCTGATCCAGAATGTGCAATCGCTGGCAGTGGCGGCCGGTAACCCGGTACTCTCCGACAGCGACCGCTCAAACATGGCGACCGAACTGCGCGGGCGTTTCGAGGAATTGCTGGGATTGGCCAACGCAACCGACGACGAGGGCAATTATCTGTTCTCCGGTTTCCAGGGGAAAACCCAGCCTTTCGTGCAGGTGGCCGGTGGCGTGGAGTATAAGGGTGATCAGGGTCAACGTCTGGCGCAGGTTTCTGCCTCCCGGCAACTGCCCGTCAGTGAAACTGGACTCGCAATTTTTGAGCAGATCAGGAACGGCAATGGCACGTTTGTGACCGCCGCGAAAGATTCCAATACTGGTAGCGGCGTGATCAATGCCGGTTCAGTAAGCGATGCCGCCAGCCTGACCGGGAATAATTATGAAATCAGTTTCAAGGTTAACGCGGGCGTGACAACTTTTGACGTAACCAACGTGACCACCGGAGCGGTATTGTCCAGCAGCAATCCCTATAGTAGTGGGGAAGCGATCAGCTTTGAAGGGCTGCAATTTGCCATCAAGGGTGCGCCTGCCGATGGTGACACATTCACCGTACATCCCAGCCGTCATGAAAGTCTATTTGTAACGATCAATAATTTCATTACCGCGCTGGAAACTCCCGCAACGGGCAGCACTGGTAACGCGAAGCTAACCAATAGTATGAACACTGCATTGCAGAATCTTGATCATGCGCTGACTAACGTATTGGGCACACGTGCCGCAGCAGGCGCGCGCCTGCAGGAAATCGACTCACTGCAGCAGGCCGGTGAAGATACCGCCGTTCAATATCAGCAGTCGCTCTCCCGCCTGCAGGATCTGGATTTTGCTCAGGCTATTTCAGATCTGACCCGTCAGCAGGCGTTGCTCGAAGCCGCACAGCAATCCTTCATCCGTATCTCGGGGTTGTCCTTGTTTAACAAGATTTGA